The Lolium rigidum isolate FL_2022 chromosome 2, APGP_CSIRO_Lrig_0.1, whole genome shotgun sequence genomic interval GGGTTGAAAGCAGTTCCCAGCCCGGTGAGCATATAGTCGATGATCTCATCATCGCGGAGAGGGGATCCGGCGGTGGCCATGGCGTCGGCGAGGGCCTTCACCTTCTGCATATACTCGCCGGCGGACTTGTCTCCCTTCTTCAGCCCTTGAATCTCGCGTCGAAGAGCGCGGATGCCGGCGCGGTTTTCGGCGGAGAACATGGTGTGAACGGCGCTCCAGGCTGCCGCTGCCGTGGTGCGACCGATGAGTTGGGCCGAGACGTCTTCGTGCATCGACCCGAGGAGATGGCCGAGGACGCGCTGGTCCAAGGTCCACCACTGCGCGTACGCGGGGTTCGCGACGTCGCGCGCTGCATCACCGGTGCCTTCCCGGATGGTGCTCGGGGGTGCCGGGGCCGAGCCGTCGAGGAAGCCATGAAGACGTGCTCCGACGAAGGTGGGAAGGGCAAGCGCCTTCCACAGCATGAAGTTGCTTCCGTTCAGGCGAACGGCGATGGCCGGaaggaccggcactgccgccgtgtCGGTCGGCGGCGCGATGATAGGGCCAGCCACGGTGGTGGAGAGGCTGGCGCTGGAGGAACTCGTCAGCGCGAGGCTGGAATCATGCTGGGccatcgcagcggcggcggcgagtgagatcgcggcggtggcggcggactaGACGCGGCGGCGGCTAGCTAGGGTTTGCTAGTGGCGGCGGTGGAAGGAGCCaggcggctctgataccaagtcaagaaagggtttagggttttcgtgggTGCAATGCACACGCACGTCTCTTCTATATATAATGGTGATCATACAAATACATGCGTATATACGCGTACATATACATGACAGGATATACATCTACTAGACCTATCTTAACAACTGTTACACATGGTGTACATAGCAAATTGTCGCACTTAAATTgttcattttttaaaatattttgttaAGAAAAGTGGCAGAGACATTGCACTCCCTTTTGAGAAAAACACAACAAAAGAAGATTGCCTCTGCTTTAAATCCTTCTCTGCGACGGACAAGCACACAAGTAGTATTGTAAGTTTCTTTTATGCTTATTTAAGACTATTATTTTGGTGTGCTAGAACTATTTCTGTGATCATTTTTTCAACTTGCTAAGTTAATATTTTAATTGGATATATTTATTGTTTTTATACTGATTTACAACACAGCTGTGCAGTTTTTATATTGAAGTAGTAAAAATATTTTATCACAATTGTCGTCAATTTTTTTGGTGGGGCATACCCATTGAGAAAATCCTAGGTCCGCCACTGTTTATATGTGTTTATTTATTAGCTTTGTACATCATGATATTTGATCGTAGTATATTAATCTAACAAATATCCTAAATGAGGTTTGTAGAGTAGATTTATTTTGCCATAAGTCTTCTTTGAAAATAAGGATAAACTAACCGCCTCTTCATCGATTGGTGCACACAACCATGTTTATTTCAGTCACAACAAAGAGAAAATTAAAAGTGAATAATGTGCCAATATTGCGTTTTCCTTGAATCCTCCCCTCAGCCTCACTAGTATACGATACTTATTTCCAACATATGCCCGTGAACGATAACGATAAGCGAGCAACATTTCTCGATTAAGAGATTTCTAACTTAATATTGCATCAGGAAGATAAAAGCGTGAACAGATGCCAGGTtaaccctttatcgaaaaagagaagagaggagaTAGAACTAGAAGTCGTATTGTACACAACCAAGCAACATGTTTCAATCTTCTTATTCAGGTGTTTAATTGATCAAGTGGAAATATAATAAGACTATGCCAACTTGCTTCTGCCAATTTAAACATGTCCATTCCTGCTCAGAAATTCCCACCATTATGAACAAGATTATCATAACCAGTCATAAGAAACCAAATCACGAGCCCAGGTTGGATGGTGTCCCTCAACATCCAAAAATGAAGGCAGAGATAAATGAAAGACCGAGTGAAACAAACACATCGATCGAATGGAACCATGCATCCAGTTCAAGATTCAATTTTCTAGGTAGTATTTACAGATGAAAGGAACAAAGGAAATTCAAGAAGGGAAAAACAGGGAGCCTCTTGTTGCAAAGAAACAGAGCGGCggcggcatggcatggcatggcatcaAGAAGCCGGCACGCAACCCGGCACGGCATGGCATGACATGGCATCAGGACGCCGCCGCGGCGGGGGCACCGGCCGATGCCGATGCCAGTGGCGTGGAGGCCGGCGCGCGGCACGTCGGGCAGGAGGAGCGCCGCCCGCCGGGGGCGAGCCAGCGCTCGATGCAGCGCGCGTGGAAGCCGTGCCCGCAGGCCGGGACGGCTCGCACGGCGTCGCCGTCCGCGAACTCGGCGAGGCAGATGGCGCACTCGGACGCGGCGCCCGCCAGCtggcccgcctccgccgccgagtACACCAGCTCCAGCAGCGCCGGCGCCACGGGCGGCGGCTTCTCCGGGTCCGGCGCCTGGCCGCCGTTCGTCTGCCGctgccgtcggcggcggcggaggaggtgcctgacgccggcgtgcagcgcgaggGCGAGCGCGAGCGCGGCGAGCAGGGACGCGAGGATGACGGCCATGTTGCCCGCGAAGTCCCCGGCGCCCGAGTAGGGCCCCCACCTGCTCTTGGCGATGGTGGTCGCCGTCGCGTTGCCGCGGCCGTGGCGCTCCGTCTGCGTCGCCGTCGACGACTCCATGGCTGCTCGGTTCTTGGCTAGTGGCAGCGCTCGATCTCTCCTTCCTGGTGCTAGTAGCGAGTGAGCAGCTAGTGGAGTGGAGATCTTGCTGAGATCGTGTTGGCTCTTGG includes:
- the LOC124689488 gene encoding RING-H2 finger protein ATL79-like, with the translated sequence MESSTATQTERHGRGNATATTIAKSRWGPYSGAGDFAGNMAVILASLLAALALALALHAGVRHLLRRRRRQRQTNGGQAPDPEKPPPVAPALLELVYSAAEAGQLAGAASECAICLAEFADGDAVRAVPACGHGFHARCIERWLAPGGRRSSCPTCRAPASTPLASASAGAPAAAAS